The following are encoded in a window of Oceanispirochaeta sp. genomic DNA:
- a CDS encoding aldo/keto reductase, translated as MIYNTYGKTGKKVSAVGFGGMRFDETKSNAENAELVRYANSKGINYFDTAPGYCSDTSEDVFGEAFKDMPGDFYVSTKGMPTKFDTAEKAITAVKNSIQR; from the coding sequence ATGATATATAACACATATGGAAAAACAGGAAAGAAAGTATCTGCTGTAGGATTCGGCGGGATGCGGTTTGATGAGACAAAATCTAATGCGGAAAATGCAGAATTGGTACGTTATGCCAATAGTAAAGGTATCAACTATTTTGATACAGCTCCGGGATACTGCAGCGATACAAGTGAAGATGTTTTCGGTGAAGCTTTCAAAGATATGCCCGGTGATTTTTATGTTTCCACGAAAGGTATGCCTACAAAGTTTGATACTGCTGAAAAAGCTATAACTGCAGTTAAAAATTCTATACAACGT